The sequence TCATGTgtaatcatcaaaataaaaatactattaacTGAGCCCCAGGAGGCTGACCTAACTCAACTCTAGGCACGGGCTGTCACCTTCTGGTTAAGTTCAGCCGTAGGGAAACTTCAGCAGGAAGAGAGAGTGTGAACCCTTGCCTTTGGGCTCATCTTGGGCTGTTTGCATCTATCAACAGAAGGACATAAGCTACTCTTAAGGGAGCCCTCTCCACATGGCTCttctgggatctagttcccttctCAGACCCCTCTTTCAATAAAGCTATGGGGTGGATGGATATGATTTGAAATTACTTCTTTGAAAGAAATTCCATCTGTATTTTCAGGTCCTACCAAACATTTTCCTGTTGTCATTGTCAATCATATTCTGAAAGATGTGTTAACTAACTAcctacaagaagaaaaatatgaaccAGAGCTCTGTAGACAGATGACTAAAACGATTTCTGAGGTATGCGTATGATTTCCCAAAGTGTTAACTATGAtgagaatatttgttgaaagcaCAACCCCCTACTTTTTGATGAAGGCAATTAATTTGCAGTAGCAGTAAaactgcttatttttattttataaaagtatttattaGGTCATattctatgtgtgtctgtgtgtgtgtaaaaagcCTTTGTCTAATACAATTATTATGTGCATCCCTTGCATGTATTCtgtttaagaaatatataaaactgccccatttattaaaaaatttttattgtagaaaatacactttaataatcattttttcttCCCCAAGTCACCTTCTTTGTATGCCATCAAATGCAAACATTGTGGCCTTTAAATACCTTTCTATTTTTATCAAGTAAAATGCTGGCACTCCATCAGgttttctctactttctttttcattacaaACTCTCTAATAAGCATTCACGATTAGTCATATTACAGGAGACTCCAGCTGTATGGTCCCTTAATTAGACATGAACAAGAGGGTATAACTCAAATGCCAACATTCTTTGAAGGGAAGCCATCTCAACATAGATTTTCAAAGAATGTAATAAATCCATTAAACTCTATTCTCTGGATTATCATTTTTCCATGTGCCTTAGAAAACGTAGATTTCTTGCTTGGGCTATCATTTTGTCCCTAAATGTCCTGTCTTGTGAGGCCAGTGCTTGAAGGAAATTATAGCTACCATTCTACAACAGTTAAAAGgatccaagggcttccctggtggcgcagtggttgagtgtccacctgccgatgcaggggacatgggtttgtgccccggtctgggaagatcccacatgccgtggagcggctgggcccgtgagccatggccgctgagcctgcgcgtctggagcctgtgctccgcaaggggagaggccacaacagtgagaggcccgcgtaccaccaaaaaaaaaaaaaaaaggatccaaaATGTATCATGCTGTTGTCTTCAGTTAAATCCACTATATTTATGAGGAAAATTAAGACTCTTACATTTCAATGTGACTaagtgaggatttttttttgcttttaatttctagATTATTAAAGCCCAGATCAAGGACTTGATGATTCCACGATATAAGCTAATTGTGATGGTTCACATTGGACAACTGACTGGCCAGAGCATACTGATTGGAAGCAGATGCCTCTGGGATCCTAAAAATGATACCTTTGCATCTTACATTTTCAGaaattcttctctgtttgctcttGCAAATGTCTACACAGTTTACTTTGAGTGACTGAAAACAAGAAATCTAGTTCAtactttttaaatcaagaaatagGCTGTATCTTTGTACACAAGTTTCATTGCCCAGACGTTTGAGAAAGACACAACACTAATATTTCAAACAATTGGAAGTTTGGGGACTTTTTCATACTCTTGTAAGTATGAAAGAGTATACTTACTCTTTGGGGGAGAGAAGGTGGCACAAGAAAGAATCTTTTTTATCCAAAGAAGGAACTAAGTCTTGGTTCTGCTGGATTGTTTTTTCATAGACATAGATTCTTATTAAATATTGCCTTGGgtactaattattttaattacactTTAATTAGAGAGTTAGAATtccctgcattatttttttaatgaagagaaGTCTTAAAAAATATGGCTATATACCCTGCCCAATAAATGATGGTAGCATATTCAATGTGGTATACACAAATGATCAATGGTACTCTGTCTCAGTGCTGTGTATAAAAGAATActggttttcattttgtatttaataaGTTAAGCAGCATTCATTAACTGCAATTATTGTTATATGTACCTGACAGTTGAAACTGCTAATGTAGAATTAATGATTTCATAACAATTATCGTAGTCCCACAGGACTGCTAGCTAAAACTAGAAGCTCTTGTGGGTTGCCTGCACTTTACAAAATTGTGGGAGAACCAAATATTAGCTCTTCAATAATggaagcaacaaaataaaaataggctTTTTAGGGCACTGAAGTAGAGGTTGTGATATTAAATATACATGATGCTTAATAGTAAGTGTATCTTTAACATAAAATCGTGTATTGGAAAGAGACACTGCTTTTAAATATACACTGCCTGATACACCTTTCAAtaggtttcctaggctaacagactTTTACACAAAATATATAGCTGGCAGCTTAACAGATAAAATGTGTATTTACTATTTTGTTCCTATGAATTTAATACTAAAGTGACCCAGTGTGGTTTTGAATGGATGGCACTAAAATTTACAGGGCTGCAATAGCTTATTATTCTGTGGGTTAATGTAGCTTATAACAtggatcatttatttttatggagcCTTCAGCCCTTTGTGTGCATGTAAAATGGTGCTGTGACATTGTTCTTGGATGGTAAGTGGTCTGCCTAGAGGACATTTGTTAAAGGTCAAAGATGAAGTGTACACATATGGAGAAAATTAGCAACTCTATAGTCCTAAGGAAAAAATGATGTGTAATTCATATCAAAACGAATTTAACAAATGGGAAAATAGTGCTTTATAATCATGTACTGATGTcttatttttccctcaagatgacgtgtatttttttttaagtatactttttaaatcccttttcttctctttgttctggCTTTTAAGGTAGCGTTTCAAAATGAATTAGtcaattttcattgttttttttgttagtgCCTTAGTGGGAATATGTCTGTGTAATAATTTATCACAACCAAGATTTGTCGATCTTCATAGCCAGTGTTGAATCTGGATTAGATCATAAGTACACTACATAAATGAGTTTTATATATTCACTATACATTTATGAACATCTCTCCTCTTAGAACAATAGCAGGGGAAATCATATAGCAATTTTGCATGAATAAATCAGTATGAAGGAAATTTTTTTAGTATGTAGAAAGTCCATTataaaaatgtccttattttttagAGTTATAAAATCTCAACCATGAGATAGTTTCTTACCATCTGTCTTAGGCTGTATAAGGATTCAAAACCTTACAATACGATGGcagttaaaaatcagaaaaaggaagCGGTTTGCCAGCATATTGCTGTGTACTGTAATTCAGGTAGTCAATGATGAATTCTAGCAATTATATAACagcataaaaatatatagtaaaaactACTAATTGTAACTAACTTGGAGGAATGCcgattatttaaaaaaagctttgTGATGGGAAATTTTGATAGATATATTAGCTAACACCTATTCCAACcaataaatgtatcaaattaacatgctgtataccttaaaattatacaatgttctgtcaattatatctcaattttaaaataaacattttttaaaaaaagaaatgacactaACTTTGAGGGAATTGTTTTACTTTGAAACCCACTGAACTCTCCTGGTGTTTTTTCTTCTCAATAGATGTTCCCAAAGTGCTGTCCCTACCTCACAGCCTTGACTCATGCTTGTGCCTAGCTCAGAACACCCTCCTTCCACTTAGAGCAGCTTCCTTCAATTTTCAGCATTAAACTCAGGTGTCACCTTTTCTCTAAatctttctccattcatttctcccctcccatcctctctcttctttcatcACTCTCATGGCTGAGCCCCTGATTCTTCTCTAGCTGagttttaaataacagctttgtTTCCCTTACTAGATCGAAAACATCTTGAGTATGTGGACCACATATCCTGACAACACCTAAGAATAAAATGTAATACATCTTAACTTTTCAAGAAAGAATCGCAAGCATTGATAGTACTATGCTACATAATTACCAACCAAAAAGGTAATAGGACACAGAGTTCAACCCTAGAAGACCTAGGATCCTATAGGGGTGATAAATATACAAGTGACCGTGGTACAGGCTAGAATATGTTTTCATAAGAAAAGTCCAGAATATCTTTATATAATTAagggaatcagggaaggcttcatgaaGGACGAAGCACTTATCTATACTATGAAGGTGACAAGTAGAATTTCAACAGACACAGAAGTTCAGAATACAGGAAGAAGTCTAGACTGGATAAAACACAGTGTTCATGAATGAAGATAAGTGGCCGGAACTAAGATTGGTAACCTGAATGTCTGAGTATGAAAATGACACTCAGACCATGGGTAGCCATCAAAGGCTTTTCATTAGGCTGATTGTATACATGAACTGACTCTTTAAGAAGATGAATGCATCAGTAAAGAGCAGGAAGACCACTTAGGAGAAGTGACAGGTAATGAGGGGCTGAACTCAGCGGTGCCATTGAAATGGAAAGGAGAAGACAGTTGTATGAACATTTTAGGGACAAAGTCTACATAATCAGGCAAAGAGGAAGGAGTCAGAGGTAATTAAGGCAAAGTGAAAAGGTGGTTGAAAGTTTCAAGCTCTGATGTTTGCAGCCTCAGGTCTGAGTCCTTCCATCCCAGTCACTAGTTAAGTGATCTTAAATAAATCAACAACCCCACTATGCTGCAGCTTCCCCATCTTAAAGTACAGTAATGATAGTTctggtacctacctcacagggttttaGTGAGAATTAAATCCATATGTTAGCTAAGCTCTTCACAGCACCATGCCTAAAAGGAAGCCCTATGATTGCAGCTCCTATGATTGCAGTTGAAAGTCTGAGTCCGAGTAACCAGATCAATGGTCCTCCTAGCAAAAATAAAGTCAGCAGGAAGAATTTGAAGACTAAAATACTAAGCTTGATTTTGCACTTGTTGAATTTAAGTTAATAATGGGACATTCAGTTGGAGATTGCCTCAGGCAGCTGAAAAAGTGGGACTGGAGCTGAGTTACAACATCAAGGTGAGAAATTTAGACTTGGCAGGCATCCATACTGAGACCTAATATCTTCCTCctgctttataaaatattcattagcAGCAGCTTCAGCAAGTATAGTCAGTACTAGTAGCAAATTACTGAAAATTCAGTTAACTCTAGGAATGTCAGCAGGAAACCTTCACCAAAATCAAGAGAAATTTTTcccaaaatcaaaattaaatgataccttctttttttccttcattaaaaacaaaattctataTGATGGGCTTCTGTTGTCAGACACCACAAGAAATATAAAGGTTCAGTCCTAAATCCATCAGCACCTTAAATAGAAGGGTCAATGCTGTCGTCTGATGTCATCCTTAGTAAAACAACCTTAAAGAAAACACATAATAAAAGGCCCTTACAGATTACGTGTCGGGAAATTGAGCTATCTCAGTTCATTGATTTTTTAGAAACTCTTGGGAATTATCCAGTACGTGGATGGGTTTACAAAACAACAGTTGAGAAATCAGAACTTTTAAATCTAGCCATTTTAGAGAGTGAACACTTTCCTTTTGGGACCATGACTTGACCTATCTTTCTAGATATTATcaaaaaatgaattaagaaaactCAATATTAAATAGTATTGATAATTTACTGTGCTTTTTGCTCCTGAAATTCTTAAATAAGTGGTCTGCCCCACGGCCTCTGACTTTCTCTGCTGCTCTCACTTCCACCTCCTGCAATCCAGATCTCAGCCCCACCAATATGTTGCTTTCACAAACACTGGAAGTGGTGCCTGGGGCCAAATGTGCCAAACATTCCTCCAGCTGCATTCCACCTCTGTTCTCTTCtgaattcatttcttttgagCAGCAATGTGATATAGGTTTgattgtttgcttgtttgcttgtttgtttgttttaaattgcaGATTTGACAGACATATATCTCATTTTAGCTTCTAGACCTTACTAGcggtgtgactttgggcaaagtgACTAGTGTCttgcagcctcagttttctcaaaggTAAAAATGATTGTAACAGTGATTGCTACTTATAACTGATCAATGATCAGTGATCACTACTTCTGTTGTTGCTGTGAAGACTGAAAGGGAAAGTGTATGTAAAACATCTGACCCATCGTGGAAagctctctctccacctccaacTTCTTTATGCAGAACCTGTTTTCCTAAAGAATTGAGCATATATTTTAGCAATTTCTGCTCTCCACTATACTCCctagattacttttttttcttttaaaagttttaatcacCTGTTTCTGCCTTCTTTGAGTCAGAAACACTGAATTATTTCTCAAATCTTCATTTATGATTAAATACCATTCATCCCCAAATTTAATCTCTTTTTGCTaacctctgcctatttttttataCTTCTTCTGATGAGATGTCTTGCCTCCCACTTTAGGACTTCCGTAGTTCCTTTCAATATTTTTGCTTATGCTACTTATCTACTTATTTTTTCCTGTCTTAGTGTCCATTTGAATTTACATGCTCTCTTCCCTTCTTCGCATACATGAACACATACTACCAGAAGGTTTATTAAAGCTTAACTATGCTAAGTGTCTGACTAAAGTTTCCTGaaattttttctcagtttctttccttGCTAATTTAACTACCATGcacaattttttatatttttattttagtgcaGGACATAACTGGAAACTTGTGGTTCTCTACACACCCACTAGGCCATTTTCCTACTTAGCAAGGCAGGGAACCAGTATAACCACTATGGGAAGCACTAAGCCGCACTTACCATTCATAATCAAAAAAGAAAGTCTGTTGCTTCCCACAGATCATGATGAGGGTGGATCATCTAACcatcaaaagaacagaatatccagACTGATTTGTTCAGAGAGTGctgagaaatcattttttaaattcatatgaGAAATATTAACCTTAGAGAGTCATTCcattttggaaataaagaaaaatagtctatatattaattatagaaaatacattatctttttatttttctttgaggaaATTTATTCCATAGTAAGAACTATATTTTGGTAGGAcagctaaaaaattaaaaatacagctaaactttttatttgtatCCCAGTTTACAAGCACAAGCAAAGCCTTCTAAGGACACATTCTAGAGAGCTGGGTCAACCAGAGGATATTAGAATGTTCTTAATCATAGGTCAGCAAAGTGTAAAGGGCTGGACAGTAAATATTGTCAGCCTTGCAAACCg comes from Delphinus delphis chromosome 1, mDelDel1.2, whole genome shotgun sequence and encodes:
- the DYNLT5 gene encoding dynein light chain Tctex-type 5, with protein sequence MMMSDIAKDRTAHLLKKRGSVSSLSSHEFRRKEPRGRTKDSLSTVSYMDEPSQHEDASHLAVQMENTYQLGPTKHFPVVIVNHILKDVLTNYLQEEKYEPELCRQMTKTISEIIKAQIKDLMIPRYKLIVMVHIGQLTGQSILIGSRCLWDPKNDTFASYIFRNSSLFALANVYTVYFE